One genomic segment of Intestinimonas butyriciproducens includes these proteins:
- a CDS encoding GNAT family N-acetyltransferase, translating into MEERIVPASEADAEVVHTGLRAYNAGFCGDVQDLSFAIRDDKGTCIAGTDTFRIGELIMVDVLWVAESRRGQGLGQRLLSHVEEEGRRQGARRVELNTFGFQAPGFYEKMGYRLIGKVEPSVRAYGHYYYEKDL; encoded by the coding sequence ATGGAAGAGAGGATCGTGCCCGCCAGTGAAGCGGACGCAGAGGTGGTCCACACCGGCCTCAGAGCCTATAACGCGGGCTTCTGCGGCGATGTTCAGGACCTCTCCTTTGCTATTCGGGACGATAAGGGGACCTGTATCGCGGGGACCGATACGTTTCGGATCGGAGAACTGATTATGGTGGATGTCCTCTGGGTGGCGGAGAGCCGCCGGGGCCAGGGGTTGGGGCAGCGGCTCCTCTCCCACGTGGAGGAGGAGGGCCGACGACAGGGGGCCAGGCGGGTAGAGCTCAACACCTTCGGATTCCAGGCGCCCGGGTTTTATGAAAAGATGGGCTATCGGCTGATCGGAAAGGTAGAACCCAGCGTCCGGGCTTATGGGCATTACTACTACGAAAAAGACCTATAA